The following coding sequences are from one Manis pentadactyla isolate mManPen7 chromosome 13, mManPen7.hap1, whole genome shotgun sequence window:
- the LOC118913622 gene encoding igE-binding protein-like yields MKVRRSSSPLAPPPYAKGAHSFCAPEDLRAIRQMFPVIEDNGARAHQPLTHKEVKDLAEAVRTYGVSANYTLAQIERLTETAMMPSDWQYVAKACLSSMGQYIEWKALWHDLSLTQARTNAAEGQPVWNFDMLTGQGQWVANQTAFPAQVYAQINACAAKAWKALTNKGEVSDNLTKIIQGPSEPFSDFVARMMEAAGRVFGDQEQAMPLVEQLVFEQCTKECRQAITPWKQKGMHAWLKACREIGGPLTNAGLAAAILQSHKQARITNKNIKCFQCGKLGHIKRECRSPTLEHTTQKTPGLCPKCKKGRHWANECRSVKDIEGKPLELPINAQRGPRRQGPQIYGATSTQVSFGSNQVPRGEPLQVPRDWTSVPPPE; encoded by the coding sequence atgaaagtgagacGCTCCTCATCGCCCTTAGCCCCGCCGCCTTATGCGAAAGGCGCACATTCCTTCTGTGCTCCAGAGGATTTAAGGGCAATTAGACAGATGTTCCCCGTAATCGAAGACAATGGAGCACGTGCCCATCAGCCCCTGACCCATAAAGAGGTCAAAGACCTAGCAGAGGCCGTTCGGACCTATGGAGTCAGTGCTAATTACACCCTAGCACAAATTGAGAGGCTGACAGAAACAGCTATGATGCCCTCAGACTGGCAGTATGTAGCAAAAGCCTGTCTTTCTAGCATGGGGCAGTATATAGAGTGGAAGGCATTGTGGCATGATCTTAGCCTGACACAAGCACGCACCAATGCTGCTGAGGGGCAGCCCGTGTGGAATTTTGACATGTTAACAGGTCAGGGACAGTGGGTGGCCAACCAGACCGCCTTCCCCGCACAGGTGTACGCACAAATAAACGCGTGCGCTGCTAAGGCATGGAAAGCCCTCACTAACAAAGGGGAAGTGTCAGACAATTTGACAAAGATTATCCAAGGGCCGAGCGAGCCATTTTCAGATTTCGTCGCTCGCATGATGGAGGCCGCGGGTAGAGTATTTGGGGACCAAGAGCAAGCTATGCCCCTGGTGGAGCAATTAGTATTCGAACAGTGTACCAAAGAATGCAGGCAAGCGATAACACCCTGGAAACAGAAGGGGATGCATGCTTGGCTAAAAGCCTGCAGAGAAATAGGGGGACCACTCACCAATGCGGGCCTAGCCGcggctatattacaaagccacaaacaagccagaattaccaataaaaatattaaatgttttcaatgtgggaaattaggacatataaagagagaatgtagaagcccaactttagagcacacaacccaaaagacccctggattatgccctaagtgcaaaaaaggcagacattgggccaatgaatgccgatctgttaaagacatagaagggaaacccttagagcTGCCAATAAAcgcccagaggggcccccgccgccagggcccgcaaatatatggggcaaccagcACACAAGTATCATTTGGGAGCAACCAAGTCCCCCGAGGAGAGCCACTCCAGGTTCCGCgggattggacatccgtgccaccaccagaatag